The proteins below come from a single Papaver somniferum cultivar HN1 chromosome 11, ASM357369v1, whole genome shotgun sequence genomic window:
- the LOC113323378 gene encoding uncharacterized protein LOC113323378: MLKSRSKRMTMDRLSASSTGSNSPETKSNMVLAIECLKGSSKADEWNQNMLQTGDIVEELKIGNYLCVPSPFKSGTTGIQKLLRESYKRNETSIHVRVRRGQDEFIQLLACIVPNESSSGRKQYMLKSIDDPNYTVGFSDRTEEDCLAVQGSKSFRVETALRRAKLQDGYVGYPWEKKMQDLMPVANSSCFLSLLLLPKASDSGGAQYNDLEDTLSRANAWLAASQAHGVPIVFLNIQTESLLTKISGETASATVNAGSLSDLSNLANVSLYGFEDYHGVDIGVVRAVRLWYAPFGGELAVEIKLQETDLKLGFAISRTDEGFIYISSVIDGDEKEDAGPTPSTRSGLAYLYKEAQKASKLLIVSRVSNEKVLPWMVSSTGAIRCYDTISLSQKLSLHRHALRPILLHVFVWDPSLVSVSKIGKYNKPVTTAAPPPVMAIPPPQEIHLPQGPPQPTNDNKVHAEVASDVKVLQRDTAGEVSFRFDDFSVSTNWV; this comes from the exons ATGTTAAAATCAAGAAGCAAAAGAATGACCATGGATCGATTATCAGCATCATCAACAGGAAGTAATTCGCCAGAAACAAAATCAAATATGGTATTAGCAATTGAATGTTTAAAAGGAAGTTCAAAAGCAGATGAATGGAATCAAAACATGTTACAAACAGGCGATATTGTTGAAGAACTCAAAATTGGTAATTATCTCTGTGTTCCTTCACCATTCAAGAGTGGTACAACAGGTATTCAGAAGCTTCTTCGTGAATCATACAAGAGAAATGAAACCTCCATTCATGTCCGAGTTCGACGTGGTCAAGATGAGTTCATTCAGTTATTAGCATGTATTGTTCCCAATGAATCGTCGTCTGGGAGAAAACAGTACATGTTGAAATCTATCGACGATCCTAACTACACCGTTGGATTTTCTGATCGTACCGAGGAGGATTGCCTGGCTGTCCAAG GTTCAAAGAGCTTCAGGGTGGAAACTGCATTAAGAAGAGCTAAACTACAAGATGGTTATGTAGGCTATCCTTGGGAGAAGAAGATGCAAGATTTGATGCCAGTTGCTAATTCAAGTTGTTTTCTCTCTTTACTTCTTCTTCCAAAGGCCTCGGACTCTGGTGGTGCTCAATATAATGATCTCGAAGATACCCTTTCTAGAGCAAATGCCTGGCTTGCTGCTTCTCAGGCACATGGCGTCCCTATTGTGTTCTTGAACATACAAACTGAATCCCTTCTTACAAAG ATATCTGGAGAGACAGCTTCAGCTACTGTGAATGCGGGATCATTGTCTGATTTGTCGAATCTTGCAAATGTGAGCTTGTATGGGTTTGAAGACTACCATGGGGTTGATATCGGTGTTGTTAGAGCTGTTCGTCTATGGTACGCTCCATTTGGTGGAGAGTTGGCAGTTGAGATTAAACTCCAAGAAACAGACTTAAAACTCGGTTTCGCCATTAGTCGCACTGATGAG GGCTTCATTTACATTTCCTCTGTAATTGATGGCGATGAAAAGGAAGATGCCGGACCAACACCATCAACCCGTTCTGGACTTGCTTATTTATACAAAGAGGCACAGAAAGCTTCAAAACTACTAATTGTTTCGAGGGTATCAAATGAGAAGGTACTACCTTGGATGGTTTCTTCAACTGGAGCTATTCGATGTTACGACACTATCTCACTTAGTCAAAAACTTTCTCTGCATCGCCATGCATTACGCCCAATACTACTTCACGTATTTGTTTGGGATCCATCTTTGGTTTCTGTCAGTAAAATTGGGAAGTATAATAAGCCTGTAACAACGGCAGCGCCACCTCCTGTTATGGCCATACCTCCTCCTCAAGAAATTCATCTTCCTCAGGGACCTCCACAACCTACAAATGATAATAAAGTTCATGCAGAAGTAGCTTCTGACGTTAAGGTTTTACAGAGAGACACTGCTGGGGAAGTATCATTCAGATTCGATGACTTTTCAGTTTCAACTAATTGGGTATGA